Proteins encoded in a region of the Esox lucius isolate fEsoLuc1 chromosome 9, fEsoLuc1.pri, whole genome shotgun sequence genome:
- the LOC109616100 gene encoding zinc finger protein 883-like — MSSFNLTPPTVEEVCWTQAEALVKENKKVGTLRKEPDGDVIVKKDLFGVKVDREDFVKEEVAFGIIQDGEMSLKEEENGNHKSTIYRRETCDNPGSDGESQQHHDVHHIEKRLSKSEHQQKPTGMKPRCSGYRKGLIFSSDVNKKQRIHTGEKRPVCSQCGMLFTHLGNLTQHKRIHTERRTYHCSDCNKSFAKLLNLTIHQRTHTGEKPYSCDQCGRRFAQSGTLTTHQRIHTGEKPYSCDVCGNSFTSSNQLVVHHRKHTGEKPFQCPDCGKSFTASCGLTSHQRTHVTEKPYSCDQCGRRFNQLWTLTTHQRIHTGEKPYSCDVCGNTFTTSSHLVVHRRTHTGEKPFHCSECGKSFTSSSTLITHQIIHTGEKPYSCDQCGKRFTHLGSLNTHQRIHTGEKPYSCDVCGNSFTTLNHLVVHQRTHTGEKLFHCSECGKSLASAYGLIAHQRTHTGEKPYSCDQCGRRFTHLMSLTVHRRIHTGEKPYICDQCGRGFIQSGQLTKHQRTHSGEKRYSFDQCGKSYSNSTCLIKHQKIHTGDPSDLESSV, encoded by the exons ATGAGTTCATTTAACCTCACCCCCCCTACGGTTGAAGAGGTATGCTGGACGCAAGCTGAAGCTTTGGTGAAAGAGAATAAGAAAGTGGGCACGTTACGAAAAGAACCAGACGGTGATGTTATTGTGAAAAAAGACCTGTTTGGAGTGAAAGTGGACCGGGAAGATTTTGTGAAGGAGGAGGTTGCATTTGGAATTATTCAGGATGGGGAAATGTCTCtaaaagaggaagagaatggAAACCACAAGAGCACCA TTTATAGAAGAGAGACATGTGACAATCCAGGATCCGATGGGGAGTCTCAACAACATCATGATGTGCACCACATAGAGAAAAGACTCTCCAAATCTGAACACCAACAGAAACCCACCGGGATGAAACCTCGCTGCTCGGGCTACAGGAAAGGCTTAATATTTTCCTCAGATGTAAATAAAAAGCAGCGAATCCATACAGGAGAGAAACGTCCTGTCTGCTCACAATGTGGAATGTTGTTCACTCATTTGGGAAACTTGACTCAACACAAGAGAATACACACTGAAAGGAGAACATACCACTGCTCTGACTGTAACAAAAGCTTTGCTAAGTTATTAAATCTGACCATACATCAGCGGacccacacaggagagaaaccatataGCTGTGATCAATGTGGGAGGAGATTCGCTCAGTCAGGGACCCTGACTACACACCAGAGaatacacacaggagaaaagcctTATAGTTGTGATGTTTGTGGGAATAGTTTTACTAGTTCCAACCAGCTGGTAGTacaccacagaaaacacacaggagagaaaccattcCAATGCCCTGATTGTGGGAAAAGTTTTACTGCCTCATGTGGACTGACTTCACACCAGAGAACTCATGTCACTGAGAAGCCTTATAGCTGTGATCAATGTGGTAGGAGATTCAATCAGTTGTGGACCCTGACTACACACCAGAGAATTCACACCGGAGAGAAACCTTACAGCTGTGATGTTTGTGGGAATACTTTTACTACATCAAGTCACCTGGTAGTAcacaggagaacacacacaggagagaaaccattcCACTGTTCTGAATGTGGAAAGAGCTTTACAAGCTCAAGTACCCTGATCACACACCAGATaatacacacaggagagaaaccatataGCTGTGATCAGTGTGGAAAGAGATTCACTCATTTAGGGAGCCTGAATACACACCAGAgaatacacacaggagagaaaccttacagCTGTGATGTTTGTGGGAATAGTTTTACTACATTAAACCATCTTGTAGTCCACCAGAGAacgcacacaggagagaaactaTTCCACTGCTCTGAATGTGGGAAGAGCTTAGCTTCTGCATATGGACTGATTGCACACCAgcgaacacacacaggagagaagccttataGCTGTGATCAATGCGGGAGGAGATTCACTCATTTGATGAGCCTAACAGTACACAGGAGaatacatacaggagagaaaccttataTCTGTGACCAGTGTGGCAGGGGTTTCATTCAGTCTGGGCAACTGACGAAACACCAGAGAACACATTCAGGAGAGAAACGTTACAGCTTTGATCAGTGTGGGAAGAGCTATTCTAATTCAACGTGTCTCATTAAACATCAGAAAATACACACAGGAGATCCATCTGACTTGGAAAGTAGTGTGTAA